CGGCCCGGTTGTTCAGCACCTTCGAGACGGTACAGGTCGAGAGGCCGACGTACCGGGCGAGGTCGCGGATGCTGCAGCTGCGTCCGGCCGGATATTCTTTTCCGTTCATCCCGCCGCCTCCGTTCCGGCTTCTTCGGAGCGGCATGCCGTGATGAACCGCTCGCGGTGCGTGTAATCCTGCATGGCGGCGACCTCCCGGAACGAGCCGGTCGCGGCGAGCAGCCCGGCGAGACGCGGAACCTGGGCCGGGGCGAGCTCGAAGATGATTCTGCCGCCGGGATTCAGGTGCGGCGCAGCCTCTTCGGCGGCGCGGCGGATCAGGGCGAAACCGGCGTCGGGAGCGGTCAGCGCGAGCCGCGGTTCGTGCACGCGCACCTCCGGCTCGAGCGCGGCGTACTCTTCGTCGGTCACATACGGCAGGTTGGCGGCGATCAGGTCGAACTTTTCCCCGCCGACCGCGTCGAAGAGGTCGGATTCGAGAAAGCGGACCTGCGTCAGCCGGAGCCGTTCGGCGTTGTGCAGAGCGATGGAGAGCGCAGGTGTGCTGACGTCGACCGCCGTAATCACGGCGTCGGGCCGTTCGTCGGCCACGGCGAGAGCGATGGCGCCCGAACCGGTGCCGAGGTCGAGCAGCGAACCGCCCTGCGGCAGCGTATCGACCGCCCATTCGACCAGACACTCGGTTTCGGGGCGCGGAATCAGCACTTCGGGCGACACGTCGAGCCGGATGTTCATGAAGTAGGCGTAGCCGAGCAGATATTGCAGCGGTTCGCGTCCGGCCCGGCGCTGTCCGAGCGCCCGGATCCGCTTTTCGAGATCGGCCGGAACCGTCGCATCGGACTGCAGGAACAGTTCCGCCCGGTTGAACCCGGCGAGTTCGGAGATCAGGATGTCGGCTTCGACGCCGGCGCTTTCGATGCCGGCCGAGGTGAATTTGTCCAGAAGTTCGCGTCGCAGTTCAAAATAACGGCTCATCGCTGCGGCGCCCTCCGGAAGAATTTGCGAAAAAGTGTACGTTTCAGTTCATCGTTCATATTATAATATATCGTCGCGCCGGGCTTTTGCAAATGCTCCCGGCCTCAAAATCCGGAGGCATTTGCATCGGAAATGCTCATTTCCGATAGTAGAGGACGAGATCGCGGATCTGATAGTCGAGAAACCGCGAACCCGGATTGAAACCGATGGAGAGCCGTTCCGGGCGGAGGGCGTCGCCGCGCAGCGCGTCGGGGAGATCGGCCGGGAGGACGTAAATCCGCCGCCATTCCGCCGTCGGGTTCGGGATGGGCAGGAAGCTTTTCGTCCCGCCGGAATCCTGCAGCACGGCGAAAGCGTTGTTGTAGCCGCTCCCCTCCCGCTGCTCGGCCCTGACCGAAAATGCGATCGCCGCGAGTTCTCCGTTCGCCCGTTCTTCTCCGGTCAGCGGAAGCATCGGGTAGACCCATTTGTCATCGCCGCAGCCGGTGAAATCGACCCGGAAGCCGCCGTCCTCCTTGCGGGTGAATGTTCCGGACGACTCCGGCACCCAGCGGCTGCCGTTCCCCGGGTCGACCGGCACCGGCCGGAAGAGTTCGGCCAGCCGTGCCGGGAACAGTGCGAAAGCTGTGAGCGGCGGGATCGGCCTGCCGCCGAAACTGCCGCCGAAACGCAGTTCTCCGTGGGCGGCGCTGCCGTGGAAGGCGGTGACGAGAATCTCCAGCTGCACCCGGCCGCCCGGCGGGACCGTGACGGTCCCGGGCAGCCCGGAAACCGTGATCTCCTCGTTGACCGAGAGGGTTCCCGTCTGTTCGCGTTCCCCGAAGTTGTAGACGCTGAGCCGGAAGGCGGCGGGCAGTTCGAGCGTCATCGACTGCTGGTCGGTGATCCGGCGGTTGTCGTCCGGGGTCAGCTGCAGGACGATGGAGGTGTCCGACGCGGCGTCCGGCGCGGCATTCCGCGGGACGGCCGGAGCCGGGATTGCCGGGCGGAGTCCGCGCACTCCGGACAGATAGCGCGGAAAGCGTTCGGCCGCCAGTCTGAGTTCGGTCCCGCCCGGCAGGCGGGTCACGGCGCCCATGAGATCGGTTTGCCGCAACTCTTTCGCCTGTCCGGGCAGAGTGAGCGTGAATTCGGCGGTCGCTGCGGACCGGTCGTACGCTTCGAGCTCTTCGACCGTATATTGGTGCCAGAGCGCATGTTCGTCGACCGTGCCGGAGCGCAGCCAGTAGACGACGGTCTGGCTGCCCGCATCGTCTCCGTACAGGTAGGCGGCGACTTCCGGCGGCGTTTCGAGCCGGCCGAGGCAGCGGAGATTTCCGAGCTGTGCGCACAGATTCGCATAGGCGGCGAACTGCGGGGTCACCCGGTAATCCCAGGTCATCATCCCCCACACCTTGCGGTTGCCGCGTTCGTTGTAGGGCAGCAGGACGAACGGGAAGTTCCGGGCGATTCCGAGCGATTGCATGACGACCGCCGACTTGACCGTGAATTCCGCGAGCAGCCGGTTCTGGGCGAATGAGTGTTCCCGGCGGTCGAAAAAAGCCTCGTTCACCTCGAACGGATATGCTTTGCCGCGCTGAAAGACCGGGTCGACCTGCCCGTATCCCTCACAGTGGGTGCCGCTTTCGGTGATCCACAGCGGT
The sequence above is drawn from the Victivallis lenta genome and encodes:
- the prmC gene encoding peptide chain release factor N(5)-glutamine methyltransferase, with protein sequence MSRYFELRRELLDKFTSAGIESAGVEADILISELAGFNRAELFLQSDATVPADLEKRIRALGQRRAGREPLQYLLGYAYFMNIRLDVSPEVLIPRPETECLVEWAVDTLPQGGSLLDLGTGSGAIALAVADERPDAVITAVDVSTPALSIALHNAERLRLTQVRFLESDLFDAVGGEKFDLIAANLPYVTDEEYAALEPEVRVHEPRLALTAPDAGFALIRRAAEEAAPHLNPGGRIIFELAPAQVPRLAGLLAATGSFREVAAMQDYTHRERFITACRSEEAGTEAAG
- a CDS encoding glycosyl hydrolase, whose protein sequence is MNRTWKKIAALAAAAALGVPASAELTTGRIGNIFTTGDEVRFHCTDAGTPAPEFEVRNWRQETVRSGTLSAEIRLHGLPPGYYTIGAGTEWTPFAVVADPAELRRTSEGFYGIDSALSWIGCGAPEAGENMFAGGADLARLLGVSIVRDRLGWNDTQPGPDGKTDWKQFLACARLLRERGLEVLTVFHDAPSAMRRRNRTLPDDLREVYAYARSLAAGLGPELNALEFWNEQNADWFCHDPVWELAAAHKAAALGIRSVRPQLAVITGGLTEWFPKPVRYFERFLANGTYAYFDAAAFHLYGPLSSYPEFVSGLNAAYAARKLAPKPLWITESGTHCEGYGQVDPVFQRGKAYPFEVNEAFFDRREHSFAQNRLLAEFTVKSAVVMQSLGIARNFPFVLLPYNERGNRKVWGMMTWDYRVTPQFAAYANLCAQLGNLRCLGRLETPPEVAAYLYGDDAGSQTVVYWLRSGTVDEHALWHQYTVEELEAYDRSAATAEFTLTLPGQAKELRQTDLMGAVTRLPGGTELRLAAERFPRYLSGVRGLRPAIPAPAVPRNAAPDAASDTSIVLQLTPDDNRRITDQQSMTLELPAAFRLSVYNFGEREQTGTLSVNEEITVSGLPGTVTVPPGGRVQLEILVTAFHGSAAHGELRFGGSFGGRPIPPLTAFALFPARLAELFRPVPVDPGNGSRWVPESSGTFTRKEDGGFRVDFTGCGDDKWVYPMLPLTGEERANGELAAIAFSVRAEQREGSGYNNAFAVLQDSGGTKSFLPIPNPTAEWRRIYVLPADLPDALRGDALRPERLSIGFNPGSRFLDYQIRDLVLYYRK